From one Phocaeicola salanitronis DSM 18170 genomic stretch:
- a CDS encoding SusC/RagA family TonB-linked outer membrane protein, translating into MQSNKKPLRFRLFALLVGILCSLGVSAQQITVQGIVKDQTGEPVIGASVVQDGTNNGVITDFDGKFTLSVPGDSKIRISYIGYITQLIPVKGQSTFNITLEEDSEMLSEVVVIGYGSVDKKELTSAVSHVSSKDFLNIASSDPAMQIQGKVAGVSIDNRGAADPNVSSSIQVRGLSSRSAGTGPLIVIDGVPGGNLMNVNSNDIASIDVLKDGAASAIYGTRGSNGVILITTKQGSKDGAIHTTYNGYVSADFIVNPMKTLSAEQFRQWRVPQGGTDMGGDTDWMDEITRTGFSHSHALTLSGGNAQNNYRVTVDMRQAKGIDLRSDRKEWGARATFNHTTKNGLFKFTANVAPRFVNKNNSDWGVFDVALVANPTTPVFDPSDPSGKTYYNFQGQDNYNPVEKLKLEKNYDETKWFDWDVTAKLNLLPLLAPEASNHTLSTQVTLAQQINDNMNYWYAPSTMTTEINAGRKGEAKQAYTKDRQESLEWLVNYSFQKKGHSLSFMGGYSYQYWMHNGMTAENKDFSSDAFLWNNLGNGEYMLEEGRNGMSSYRNDAKLIAFFGRLSYDWEKRYMVTASLRYEGSSKFGDNNKWGYFPAVSAGWRISDEAFMEDIRWINDLKIRGDFGMTGNQDFDAYKSLATYGGFGWVYYNGGYYQVWGPGKNVNPDLKWEKGINWNVGVDFSLFDNRLSGSINYYHRKQQDLLGDYTVPVPPYLFESTFANVGTMRNTGIEINLDILAVQTKDFTYNIGFVGSTNNNKFVSFSNSIYKGNPYMDVCGLPGPNNPGNLQRIQEGERIGNYRTYAYAGVDADGNWLVWNKDNTEKISINDATEEDKRITGNGLPKFTASLANTFTWKNWDLTLYFRGAFGFDLFNVHDLYYGLQSSNKISNVLPKAYEENAAITTGVNVLTDYFIERGDYVKLDVATLGYTWNVDKKYLERIRFYLTGRNLFTITGFSGVDPSTYSVNGLTPGTFGGNRNYYPSTTQLMFGVQVDF; encoded by the coding sequence ATGCAAAGCAACAAGAAGCCATTACGATTCCGGCTATTCGCACTGTTGGTCGGAATCCTATGTTCACTCGGTGTTTCGGCACAGCAAATTACAGTGCAAGGTATCGTGAAAGACCAAACGGGCGAGCCTGTTATCGGTGCCAGTGTGGTACAGGACGGCACAAACAATGGTGTCATTACCGATTTCGACGGAAAGTTTACGCTTTCAGTTCCCGGCGATTCTAAGATTCGCATTTCTTACATTGGTTACATCACCCAGCTTATCCCCGTCAAAGGACAGAGTACGTTCAACATCACATTGGAGGAAGATTCCGAAATGCTGAGCGAAGTTGTAGTCATCGGTTATGGAAGTGTGGACAAAAAAGAACTGACTTCAGCCGTTTCTCACGTGTCCAGTAAAGATTTCCTGAACATCGCCTCGTCCGACCCTGCCATGCAGATACAAGGCAAAGTGGCAGGCGTGTCTATCGACAACCGTGGCGCAGCCGACCCTAACGTATCATCAAGCATTCAGGTACGTGGGCTTTCGTCGAGAAGTGCCGGAACAGGACCGTTGATTGTAATAGACGGTGTGCCTGGAGGTAATCTGATGAATGTCAACAGCAATGACATCGCTTCCATTGATGTATTGAAGGACGGTGCAGCTTCCGCTATTTACGGTACGCGGGGAAGTAACGGAGTAATCCTTATCACAACCAAACAAGGTTCGAAGGACGGTGCTATCCATACGACCTATAATGGTTATGTATCGGCTGATTTTATCGTCAACCCAATGAAAACGCTTTCTGCCGAACAGTTCCGTCAATGGCGTGTACCCCAAGGCGGAACAGATATGGGCGGCGACACCGACTGGATGGATGAAATCACCCGCACAGGGTTCTCCCATTCGCACGCCCTTACCTTATCGGGAGGCAATGCGCAGAACAATTACCGTGTGACGGTGGACATGCGACAGGCAAAAGGCATCGATTTACGCTCGGACCGCAAGGAATGGGGAGCACGCGCCACGTTCAACCATACAACGAAGAACGGACTCTTCAAATTCACAGCAAATGTTGCGCCTCGTTTCGTAAACAAAAACAATTCCGATTGGGGAGTGTTTGATGTAGCTTTAGTCGCTAATCCTACTACACCGGTATTCGACCCGTCTGACCCTTCTGGAAAAACTTATTATAATTTCCAAGGACAAGACAATTACAATCCGGTAGAAAAGCTGAAGTTAGAAAAGAATTATGACGAAACCAAATGGTTCGACTGGGATGTTACCGCCAAGCTGAATCTGTTGCCTTTGCTGGCTCCGGAGGCAAGCAATCATACATTGAGCACGCAAGTCACACTGGCGCAACAAATCAACGACAACATGAACTATTGGTATGCTCCTTCCACGATGACCACAGAAATCAATGCGGGGCGAAAAGGCGAAGCCAAACAGGCTTATACGAAAGACCGGCAGGAAAGCCTGGAATGGCTGGTGAATTACAGTTTTCAGAAAAAAGGACATAGCCTAAGCTTTATGGGAGGTTATTCTTACCAATACTGGATGCATAACGGTATGACCGCCGAAAACAAGGACTTTTCATCAGACGCTTTTTTGTGGAACAATTTGGGTAATGGTGAATATATGTTAGAAGAAGGGCGCAACGGCATGAGCAGCTATCGGAATGATGCCAAGCTCATCGCATTCTTCGGACGCCTCAGCTATGACTGGGAAAAACGGTATATGGTGACCGCATCTTTACGTTACGAAGGCTCGTCTAAGTTCGGCGACAATAACAAATGGGGATATTTCCCTGCGGTATCTGCCGGATGGCGTATCAGCGATGAAGCCTTTATGGAAGACATTCGCTGGATTAATGACTTAAAAATACGCGGTGACTTCGGTATGACGGGAAATCAGGATTTCGATGCATACAAGTCGTTGGCTACATACGGAGGTTTCGGTTGGGTTTACTATAATGGAGGTTACTATCAGGTATGGGGACCGGGCAAGAATGTTAATCCAGACTTGAAATGGGAAAAAGGCATCAACTGGAATGTGGGTGTTGATTTCTCGCTGTTCGATAATCGGCTTTCCGGTTCGATAAACTACTATCATCGGAAGCAGCAAGATTTGTTGGGTGACTATACCGTGCCTGTTCCTCCTTACCTATTCGAATCAACATTTGCCAACGTAGGAACGATGCGCAATACCGGAATTGAGATAAATTTGGACATATTGGCTGTGCAGACCAAAGACTTTACATATAATATCGGTTTTGTCGGCTCTACAAACAACAATAAGTTTGTAAGCTTCTCCAATTCCATTTACAAAGGCAACCCCTATATGGATGTTTGCGGATTGCCCGGTCCAAATAATCCCGGAAACTTGCAACGCATTCAGGAAGGAGAACGCATCGGGAACTACCGCACGTATGCATACGCCGGAGTAGATGCAGACGGCAACTGGCTGGTGTGGAACAAAGACAATACCGAAAAGATTTCCATCAATGATGCTACAGAGGAAGACAAGCGCATTACCGGAAACGGTCTGCCGAAATTTACCGCTTCACTTGCTAACACTTTTACGTGGAAGAATTGGGATTTGACTCTTTATTTCCGGGGCGCATTTGGATTCGACTTGTTCAATGTACACGATCTGTATTATGGCTTGCAAAGCTCGAATAAGATTTCAAACGTTCTGCCTAAAGCATACGAAGAAAACGCCGCTATCACAACGGGTGTCAATGTATTGACAGATTATTTCATCGAACGTGGTGATTATGTAAAACTGGATGTTGCCACGTTAGGATATACTTGGAATGTGGATAAGAAGTATTTGGAGCGTATCCGTTTCTATTTGACCGGAAGGAATCTTTTTACCATCACCGGATTCAGCGGAGTAGAT